Proteins encoded within one genomic window of Methanosarcina barkeri str. Wiesmoor:
- a CDS encoding nucleotidyltransferase family protein, with protein sequence MENASQNKELFEKISPFLKKEGATKVAIFGSYARGEERPESDIDVLVEFSETKGLLTMVRIERELSEFLGVKVDLLTEGSISPYLIEGIKKEAKVISA encoded by the coding sequence ATGGAGAATGCTTCCCAAAATAAAGAGTTATTCGAAAAAATATCTCCATTCCTCAAGAAAGAAGGAGCAACAAAGGTAGCTATTTTTGGCTCTTATGCAAGAGGAGAAGAAAGACCAGAAAGTGATATCGATGTTCTTGTAGAGTTTTCCGAAACGAAAGGTCTGCTCACTATGGTAAGAATTGAGAGAGAGCTATCGGAGTTTCTTGGAGTAAAAGTCGATTTACTAACCGAAGGGTCGATAAGCCCATACCTTATTGAAGGAATTAAAAAAGAAGCAAAAGTGATCTCTGCATGA
- a CDS encoding DUF86 domain-containing protein yields the protein MRKNDSIYLHHILDSIERIEEYTRGMEKEDFSSSNLVQDGTIR from the coding sequence ATGAGAAAAAATGACTCGATTTATCTTCACCACATCCTCGATTCAATTGAACGTATTGAAGAATATACTAGAGGTATGGAAAAAGAAGATTTTTCGTCTAGCAATCTAGTTCAAGATGGGACTATCAGGTAA
- a CDS encoding HepT-like ribonuclease domain-containing protein, with amino-acid sequence MTHHYFGINLEDVWHTVKVDIPALKDEILVILDILETKK; translated from the coding sequence TTGACTCATCATTATTTTGGAATTAATTTGGAAGATGTCTGGCATACTGTTAAAGTCGATATTCCTGCTTTAAAAGATGAGATTCTTGTAATACTTGATATTCTGGAGACTAAAAAATAA
- a CDS encoding type II toxin-antitoxin system MqsA family antitoxin — translation MKPDRCSFCKGRLIEGKTEFVAKIGEQIIAIKDVSAYICENCGEAYYTPEVSRKIDIIMKKFHESKLLLHPVAAGELSFDEILA, via the coding sequence ATGAAACCTGACAGATGCAGTTTTTGTAAAGGTAGACTTATTGAAGGTAAGACAGAATTTGTGGCAAAAATCGGAGAGCAGATTATTGCCATTAAAGATGTTTCTGCCTATATATGTGAAAACTGCGGAGAAGCATATTATACTCCAGAAGTTTCAAGGAAAATAGATATAATTATGAAGAAATTTCATGAGTCCAAATTGCTCTTGCATCCAGTGGCTGCCGGAGAACTAAGTTTTGATGAAATTTTAGCGTGA
- a CDS encoding DUF4258 domain-containing protein has translation MSVNHEKLKYFLTEDAFIISNHARVRMFQRNISTDNIKEVIVYGQIIEDYPEDEPCPSALFFAYSEGRPCHVVVAECEDHARIITVYIPENNKWIDYIFRRDQR, from the coding sequence ATGAGTGTTAACCATGAAAAATTAAAATATTTTCTTACAGAAGATGCCTTTATTATATCAAACCATGCCAGAGTTCGCATGTTTCAGAGGAATATTTCAACTGATAACATAAAAGAGGTTATAGTTTATGGGCAAATAATTGAGGATTATCCAGAAGACGAACCATGTCCATCAGCTTTGTTTTTTGCATATTCTGAAGGTAGACCCTGTCATGTTGTGGTAGCAGAATGTGAGGATCATGCAAGAATTATTACAGTATATATTCCGGAAAATAATAAATGGATAGACTACATATTTAGGAGAGATCAAAGATGA
- a CDS encoding type II toxin-antitoxin system RelE/ParE family toxin yields MTFKVLIHPKVFEKVPVDRRDQIKEALQELKDPLPGGNKKEVKGSHKTVYRLRVGDFRILYEIDFERSEVLVFNIITAEQAHKKYNRFK; encoded by the coding sequence ATGACCTTTAAAGTTCTGATCCACCCTAAGGTCTTCGAAAAGGTTCCTGTGGATCGTAGGGATCAAATAAAAGAAGCCCTTCAAGAACTAAAAGACCCCTTGCCAGGGGGAAACAAAAAAGAAGTAAAAGGAAGTCACAAAACGGTCTATCGGCTTCGTGTAGGCGATTTTCGCATTTTATACGAAATTGATTTTGAACGAAGCGAGGTTCTTGTTTTTAATATCATAACGGCTGAACAGGCGCATAAGAAGTACAACCGTTTTAAATAA
- a CDS encoding group II intron maturase-specific domain-containing protein, with protein sequence MAHRIWELLWKWAKRRHPNKSKDWIVNKYWKRSTSRRWNFRTGRNELLLLSQTRIHRHIPLKLQMNPFLDPDYFRERQYKLSFRKGHPI encoded by the coding sequence ATGGCACACAGAATATGGGAGCTGTTATGGAAATGGGCTAAAAGAAGACATCCGAATAAATCCAAAGATTGGATTGTTAACAAATACTGGAAAAGAAGCACTTCCAGAAGGTGGAATTTCAGAACAGGAAGAAACGAGTTATTGCTTTTATCCCAAACTAGGATACACAGACATATTCCTTTGAAACTACAAATGAATCCATTTCTTGACCCTGACTACTTCCGTGAACGTCAATACAAATTAAGTTTCCGGAAAGGACATCCCATTTGA
- a CDS encoding thiamine pyrophosphate-binding protein yields the protein MKEMNGAEVLVKCLEDLGVKHIFGYTGAAILPVFHALGHSDIEIIVNSNEQSAAFSAAGYSRSSNRVGVAIVTSGPAITNTLTSVADAYEDSIPLLVFAGQVPEYKIGTDSFQHINVKGIFKDATKKVIQLSNGDDIETIVKDAYYFAKSGKPGPVVIDFPLDKQKKKHEYRGMDVTKFEESYHDDRHLTEEQCRAFFKLLLNSKRPLLYLGGGLNSEPGSQAVRELNELFGIPSVNTLMAKGVVDERDELNLGMLGMFGTPYANMLIQENDFFFSIGVRWDDRVAEKIGFAIGTDIAYIDINPEKMHQIKIERSPKFTFMGDAATALRDLLNYAVKHNIHLDIREWQMRARDLKRSWPLDYNRKSEYIQAAEVISMLVNYIDENKKITTGVGNHQMLAAQYLPMYCPKSFMTSGSFGTMGFSMPTAIGVHYANPHSGVIAIDGDGSLRMNLGELHTIASLDLPIKILMLNNRSDGMVQNLQDADYEGTRIGTQRPKDVNFAEIARSFGFSYAERISSRNDLKVKMEAFMNAEGPCFLEACTDREEILYPKVPAGGSYKDMILGPYIKSI from the coding sequence ATGAAAGAAATGAATGGAGCAGAAGTCCTGGTTAAGTGTCTGGAGGACCTTGGTGTCAAACACATCTTTGGCTATACGGGAGCGGCAATACTTCCGGTATTTCATGCCCTCGGGCATAGTGATATTGAGATTATAGTCAATTCCAACGAGCAATCGGCAGCATTCAGCGCAGCAGGTTATTCACGGTCGAGCAACAGGGTCGGTGTAGCCATAGTCACATCCGGACCTGCCATTACTAACACGCTCACCAGCGTTGCTGACGCATATGAGGACAGTATCCCCCTGCTTGTATTTGCAGGGCAGGTCCCTGAGTATAAGATAGGCACCGATTCCTTCCAGCACATTAACGTCAAAGGCATCTTTAAGGATGCAACCAAGAAGGTCATACAGCTCTCAAATGGTGATGACATCGAAACCATAGTGAAGGATGCCTATTACTTTGCAAAGTCTGGAAAACCCGGGCCTGTAGTCATAGATTTCCCTCTTGACAAGCAGAAGAAAAAACATGAGTATCGTGGTATGGATGTCACAAAGTTTGAGGAAAGTTATCACGATGACAGGCACCTGACTGAAGAACAATGCAGAGCCTTTTTTAAGCTGTTGCTCAACTCAAAAAGACCCCTGCTCTACCTTGGAGGCGGCCTGAACTCGGAGCCCGGAAGCCAGGCCGTCAGGGAATTAAATGAGCTTTTCGGAATACCTTCTGTCAACACACTCATGGCAAAGGGTGTTGTTGACGAAAGGGATGAGCTGAACCTGGGAATGCTGGGAATGTTCGGTACACCATACGCGAACATGCTCATACAGGAAAACGACTTCTTCTTTTCTATCGGGGTAAGATGGGATGACCGGGTTGCGGAAAAGATTGGGTTTGCAATAGGTACCGACATAGCTTACATTGATATCAATCCTGAGAAAATGCATCAGATAAAAATCGAGCGCAGCCCGAAATTCACATTCATGGGGGATGCTGCCACAGCACTCCGAGACCTGCTGAACTATGCCGTGAAGCATAACATCCATCTGGATATTCGGGAATGGCAGATGCGTGCAAGAGACCTGAAAAGGTCGTGGCCTCTGGATTACAACAGGAAATCCGAATACATACAAGCTGCTGAGGTCATTTCAATGCTTGTAAACTACATTGATGAAAATAAAAAGATAACCACTGGTGTAGGCAATCATCAGATGCTCGCAGCACAGTATCTGCCAATGTACTGCCCCAAATCTTTCATGACTTCTGGCTCTTTCGGCACAATGGGATTTTCCATGCCCACTGCAATCGGTGTACATTATGCGAACCCACATTCAGGAGTCATAGCAATCGATGGTGACGGCAGTCTGAGGATGAATCTGGGTGAACTGCATACTATCGCATCGTTGGACCTTCCAATCAAGATACTTATGCTGAACAACAGAAGCGATGGTATGGTCCAGAACTTGCAGGATGCGGATTATGAAGGAACACGCATAGGAACACAAAGGCCAAAAGATGTGAATTTTGCAGAGATTGCAAGGTCATTTGGTTTCAGTTACGCAGAGAGGATAAGCAGCAGAAATGATTTGAAAGTGAAAATGGAAGCATTTATGAATGCAGAGGGACCTTGCTTCTTGGAAGCCTGCACGGACAGGGAAGAGATCCTGTATCCGAAGGTTCCGGCAGGGGGATCTTATAAAGATATGATTCTTGGCCCTTACATTAAATCAATTTGA
- a CDS encoding IS5-like element ISMba15 family transposase: MIITKPPLIPLNEDFKWQLLSEILNVFDLRFCKQTLTRRGIVPLHRSVPTIKIVLLSMFFSCEISYSIKELKERESLRNFLKISLVPTEKEVYGILSKYEPQEFTAFVFEILNDLCPKRKNGSRDIIIDSTDINLNLNWHAKKITKESLKNKEYKWGHSTHRGFFIGMKLTLALDSQTLKPLAFLINEANVAEPKIYPEILKELKRKRIIKAGDVIYADRGYYSYENYVISVRNFKVVPLIFPRKNCNFKKLFNMFRYPLKIFDLRRNTEKEIKFYKEIIAKFKELISKWKELRSVRSIIEDVFKIAKKAYSMENLHRYTRSSVQKYCSLAVLLVGATVNYGINERKELQAFSE, translated from the coding sequence GTGATTATTACGAAACCTCCACTTATACCACTAAATGAAGATTTCAAATGGCAATTGTTGTCCGAAATATTAAATGTTTTTGATTTGAGATTCTGTAAGCAAACTCTTACAAGGAGGGGCATTGTGCCCCTCCACAGATCAGTACCTACTATAAAAATTGTTCTTCTAAGCATGTTTTTTTCTTGTGAAATCTCTTATTCTATAAAGGAATTAAAAGAAAGAGAAAGCTTGAGAAACTTTTTAAAAATCAGTTTAGTACCAACTGAAAAGGAAGTTTATGGCATTCTTAGTAAGTATGAACCCCAAGAGTTTACTGCTTTTGTTTTTGAAATATTGAATGATTTATGCCCTAAGAGAAAAAATGGATCAAGAGACATTATTATTGATAGTACTGACATAAACCTTAACCTGAACTGGCACGCTAAAAAGATTACCAAAGAAAGCCTAAAAAACAAAGAATACAAGTGGGGCCATTCAACCCATAGAGGTTTCTTCATTGGCATGAAACTTACTCTTGCACTTGATTCTCAAACATTAAAACCTTTAGCGTTTCTGATTAATGAAGCAAATGTAGCAGAACCTAAAATTTATCCTGAAATACTTAAAGAACTTAAAAGAAAGAGAATAATAAAAGCAGGTGACGTTATCTATGCTGATAGAGGGTACTATTCCTATGAAAACTACGTTATATCTGTAAGAAATTTTAAGGTAGTACCTTTAATTTTTCCAAGGAAAAACTGTAATTTTAAGAAACTTTTCAATATGTTTAGATATCCTCTGAAAATATTTGATTTAAGAAGAAATACTGAAAAAGAAATTAAATTCTACAAAGAAATAATTGCAAAGTTTAAAGAGTTAATAAGCAAATGGAAAGAACTCAGATCTGTAAGGTCAATCATAGAAGATGTATTCAAAATAGCGAAGAAAGCATACTCTATGGAGAATTTACACAGATATACAAGGAGTTCTGTCCAAAAATACTGTTCTTTAGCTGTACTTTTAGTAGGGGCAACTGTAAATTACGGTATTAATGAAAGGAAGGAATTGCAAGCCTTCTCTGAATGA
- a CDS encoding DUF134 domain-containing protein — MVNKVKRRVSCFPKATYYKPREIPLCCLEITNLSIEEIEAIRLCDLLKIEQSEAADRMGISRKTFWSDLQKARQKIADALVNGKAIEICGGEYVNTGECKIEFLCKECDHMWEAKDNQPRPTSCPNCGSNLIFRIGGDGKGMRFIENNYCCPKKNENNTDTGEVSKKK, encoded by the coding sequence ATGGTCAATAAAGTTAAGCGCAGGGTATCTTGCTTTCCAAAGGCCACCTATTATAAGCCCAGAGAAATCCCTCTTTGTTGTTTGGAAATCACTAACCTATCCATAGAAGAAATTGAGGCTATTCGTCTTTGCGACCTTCTCAAGATAGAGCAGAGTGAGGCTGCTGACAGGATGGGAATATCCAGGAAAACTTTCTGGAGCGACCTCCAAAAGGCACGACAGAAGATTGCTGATGCTCTTGTCAATGGAAAAGCGATCGAAATCTGTGGAGGAGAATACGTTAATACTGGTGAATGCAAGATCGAATTTCTCTGTAAAGAATGCGATCATATGTGGGAAGCAAAGGACAACCAGCCTCGCCCCACAAGCTGTCCAAACTGTGGCTCCAATCTAATATTCCGAATTGGCGGCGATGGAAAAGGAATGAGGTTTATTGAGAATAATTACTGTTGTCCTAAAAAAAATGAAAATAATACGGATACTGGTGAAGTAAGCAAAAAAAAGTGA